A genomic region of Torulaspora delbrueckii CBS 1146 chromosome 7, complete genome contains the following coding sequences:
- the MCM5 gene encoding MCM DNA helicase complex subunit MCM5 (similar to Saccharomyces cerevisiae CDC46 (YLR274W); ancestral locus Anc_6.71): protein MSFDRPEVYSAPVLQGESTNDDDNTEIIKSFKNFILEFRLDSHFLYRDQLRNNLLVKNYSLTVDMEHLIGYNEDVYKRLSDEPSDVVPLFESAITQVAKRIAVLTKTSRDAGVDEELTVFPTFQLVLNSRANETLLRQLDSDHVSKMVRISGIIISASVLSSRATFLSLMCRNCRHTTTLRINSFNSISGNSVSLPHSCLSNLSSGTNENGLMGSTDDEGRKNCGPDPYIVVHESSQFIDQQFLKLQEIPEMVPVGEMPRNILMTCDRYLTNRVVPGTRVTIVGIYSIYQSKRKNAQGSGGIAIRNPYIKILGIQTNLETSGVWNSMTRFSEEEEEEFLQMSRRPDLYELFANSIAPSIFGSKDIKKAIVCLLMGGSKKLLPDGMRLRGDINVLLLGDPGTAKSQLLKFVEKVSPISVYTSGKGSSAAGLTASVQRDPMTREFYLEGGAMVLADGGVVCIDEFDKMRDEDRVAIHEAMEQQTISIAKAGITTVLNSRTSVLAAANPIYGRYDDLKSPGENIDFQTTILSRFDMIFIVKDDHNEERDISIANHVMNIHTGRTTQTEGELENAGMEISMEKMRRYITYCRLKCAPRLSAQAAEKLSSQFVSIRKQLLINELESTERSSIPITIRQLEAIIRITESLAKLELSPVAHERHVDEAIRLFQASTMDAASQDPIGGMNGNTNIMAEIRRIEQDLKRRLPIGWSTSYQTLRREFVDTNRFSQNALDKAIYALEKHETIQLRYQGQNIYRCGV from the coding sequence ATGTCGTTCGATAGACCAGAGGTTTATAGTGCGCCTGTGCTACAAGGTGAATCGactaatgatgatgacaacACTGAAATTATCAAGtcgttcaagaatttcattTTGGAGTTTAGACTCGACTCGCATTTTCTTTACAGAGATCAGTTGAGGAACAATcttttggtgaaaaattattctttGACAGTGGATATGGAACACTTAATTGGGTATAATGAAGATGTCTATAAGAGGCTGTCTGATGAACCGTCCGATGTGGTACCGTTGTTTGAATCTGCCATCACTCAAGTGGCCAAGAGAATCGCGGTGTTGACGAAGACGTCACGTGACGCAGGTGTAGATGAGGAATTGACTGTGTTTCCCACATTCCAGCTGGTGCTTAACTCAAGGGCTAATGAGACTTTGCTGAGACAATTGGACTCCGATCACGTATCGAAGATGGTGCGAATCTCTGGTATTATCATTTCCGCCTCGGTGCTGTCGTCACGTGCAACTTTTCTATCACTCATGTGTCGTAATTGTAGGCATACTACAACACTACGAATCAACAGCTTCAATTCTATCAGTGGGAATTCGGTGTCTTTGCCGCACTCTTGTTTGTCTAATTTATCATCTGGTACCAATGAAAATGGGTTGATGGGATCGACGGATGATGAAGGAAGGAAGAATTGTGGACCGGATCCTTATATTGTTGTGCATGAGTCTtctcaattcattgatcaacagtttttgaaattgcaagagatTCCAGAGATGGTACCAGTAGGTGAAATGCCTCGTAATATATTGATGACATGTGACAGATACTTGACGAATCGTGTTGTTCCAGGTACGAGAGTCACCATCGTTGGTATTTATTCTATTTACCAGtcaaagaggaaaaatGCCCAGGGGTCTGGTGGCATAGCTATTAGAAATCCATACATCAAGATTCTCGGAATCCAAACAAATCTCGAAACTTCCGGGGTGTGGAACTCTATGACAAGGttttctgaagaagaggaggaagagttTTTGCAAATGAGTAGAAGACCAGATCTGTATGAACTATTTGCAAATTCCATTGCACCATCGATTTTCGGCTCTaaggatatcaagaaagctaTAGTTTGCCTACTTATGGGtggttccaagaaattATTACCCGATGGGATGAGACTTAGAGGTGATATAAACGTCTTGTTGCTAGGTGATCCAGGTACTGCCAAATCTCAATTGCTGAAATTCGTTGAAAAAGTGTCGCCAATTTCAGTGTACACTTCGGGTAAAGGTTCTTCCGCGGCAGGTTTAACCGCCAGTGTTCAAAGAGATCCCATGACTCGTGAGTTTTATTTGGAAGGTGGTGCCATGGTTCTAGCCGACGGTGGGGTGGTGTGTATTGACGAATTCGATAAAATGAGAGACGAAGATCGTGTGGCGATTCACGAAGCCATGGAACAACAAACAATCTCTATTGCAAAGGCAGGTATTACAACAGTTTTGAATTCCAGGACGAGTGTTCTGGCTGCAGCTAACCCAATTTACGGACGTTACGATGACTTGAAATCTCCGGGTGAAAATATCGATTTCCAAACTACTATCTTGTCTCGTTTCGATATGATTTTCATAGTTAAGGATGACCACAATGAGGAGAGAGATATCTCCATTGCCAATCACGTTATGAATATTCATACGGGTCGTACCACGCAAACTGAGGGAGAATTGGAGAATGCAGGTATGGAAATTAGTATGGAAAAGATGAGACGTTATATCACTTACTGTAGATTGAAATGTGCTCCAAGGTTATCTGCGCAGGCAGCTGAGAAATTATCATCACAATTCGTCAGCATCAGAaaacaacttttgatcaatgaattAGAATCTACAGAAAGATCATCCATCCCAATTACTATCCGTCAATTGGAAGCCATCATACGTATCACAGAATCCCTTGCGAAGTTGGAACTAAGCCCAGTGGCCCATGAGAGACATGTCGACGAGGCTATACGATTGTTCCAGGCCTCGACGATGGATGCAGCTTCACAGGATCCTATCGGAGGTATGAACGGAAACACAAATATCATGGCTGAAATACGTCGTATCGAgcaagatttgaagagaaggttGCCAATAGGATGGTCAACTTCCTATCAAACGTTGAGAAGAGAATTCGTAGATACAAATCGGTTCTCTCAAAACGCTTTGGATAAAGCCATTTACGCTCTGGAAAAACATGAAACGATTCAGCTACGTTATCAAGGTCAAAATATTTATAGATGTGGCGTTTGA
- the PIG1 gene encoding protein phosphatase regulator PIG1 (similar to Saccharomyces cerevisiae PIG1 (YLR273C) and GAC1 (YOR178C); ancestral locus Anc_6.70) encodes MVISPLRKLNLNSKAIIDSDNRSETSDMLKSPTPPVFRRLKSSLKLSKSQSTPSVATTLSSSSSQKNVRFAAELTTVKKFDSSLEPISISNENSPRFYPLSDTDLQYNIANPETLYDNEGDCCATEDGFWFNESSLLPSLQRLNDVKRLKKFNKKKNVAVSKFQLDYDSDSGLDDDDDDDEMEEDDLDSAPRSAVMKRDESFDSKFLEVIDWRLIRTNVCPFKHVLNPFVLIDQNDGYENQLFEYLQGSNIRLHTLKQSKSEFGKIVGLIYVNNLNFEKFIEIKLTFNSWKDIHYITANYSRSVTKKIDEFKFVIDLNSLKYALQVKSLIYAKSNAETTLCPLNIDLCCRYDVNNETFYDNNNYDNYQVKLIASTRNISEPIRPVVKMTPPTPVVEKTSPKVTPFARDFLVSTTLSHNPILRGNDVGSRKFSDDTDYYNTSPLKHLYHNDTSLIRPVRLNQVLMNPSSTDEEDYTTPEPEEVPPMSAPILAKASIDSHNSSSSFSSSSSGGYSPLEDFTSLGTREYCSIDSMSSMDMVNYNYHLPIFNTLNSYNENHEDGQSIVTDVLGDHQNNRDNSTDTLINPNFIPRPLSSASTESASLQTSQRNERLSAATPLPINANKSNPEIISGTKDQDYQAFLSSYCFYNSPSSKGFDNPFTLENKSALLD; translated from the coding sequence ATGGTAATATCACCGCTTAGaaaattgaatttgaattcAAAAGCGATTATCGATTCCGATAATCGTTCGGAGACTTCAGATATGTTAAAGAGTCCAACTCCACCAGTATTCCGCAGGTTAAAATCCTCGCTGAAACTATCGAAATCTCAATCAACGCCTTCTGTGGCAACTACtctctcatcatcttcttcgcagAAAAATGTGCGCTTTGCCGCGGAACTAACTACTGTGAAAAAGTTTGATTCGTCATTAGAACCTATCTCTATTTCGAATGAAAATTCCCCCAGGTTTTATCCACTCTCCGATACAGACTTGCAGTATAACATTGCTAATCCCGAGACTTTATACGATAACGAGGGCGATTGTTGTGCTACTGAGGATGGATTTTGGTTTAACGAATCTTCGCTTTTACCGAGTTTACAAAGACTGAACGATGTGAAGAGgctgaaaaaattcaataagaagaaaaatgtGGCTGTATCGAAGTTTCAGTTGGATTACGACTCAGATAGTGGgttggatgatgatgacgatgatgacgagatGGAAGAGGATGATCTGGATTCTGCTCCTCGATCGGCGGTTATGAAACGTGACGAATCATTCGATAGTAAATTCTTGGAAGTTATCGATTGGAGACTTATTAGGACCAATGTTTGTCCTTTCAAGCATGTGCTTAACCCTTTTGTACTTattgatcaaaatgatGGGTATGAGaatcaattgtttgaataTTTACAGGGTTCGAATATTCGTTTACACACTTTGAAACAGTCAAAGAGTGAGTTTGGTAAGATTGTTGGGTTGATTTATGTCAAtaatttgaattttgaaaaattcattgagATTAAGTTAACGTTTAACTCATGGAAGGATATTCATTATATTACGGcaaattattcaagatcTGTCACTAAGAAGATCGATGAATTTAAGTTTGTGATTGATTTGAATAGTTTGAAATATGCGCTACAAGTTAAATCTCTGATTTATGCCAAATCAAATGCCGAGACAACGCTTTGCCCTTTGAACATCGATCTATGTTGTCGATACGATGTTAATAATGAGACTTTCTATGACAACAACAATTATGACAACTATCAAGTAAAATTGATCGCTAGTACAAGAAATATATCAGAGCCAATACGCCCGGTTGTAAAGATGACTCCGCCAACGCCCGTCGTCGAAAAGACTTCACCAAAAGTCACTCCCTTTGCCAGAGACTTCCTGGTATCTACTACTTTATCGCATAATCCTATCCTGAGGGGAAATGACGTTGGATCCAGAAAGTTTAGTGATGATACGGACTACTATAATACATCCCCACTCAAACACTTGTACCATAATGACACTTCGTTAATCAGACCCGTTAGGCTAAACCAAGTTTTGATGAATCCATCCTCCACGGACGAAGAAGACTATACCACTCCGGAACCAGAAGAAGTTCCCCCTATGAGTGCTCCCATTCTAGCgaaagcttcaattgattcaCATAattcttcgtcttcattttcatcctcttcctcagGTGGTTACTCACCACTGGAAGATTTTACTTCTCTGGGAACCAGAGAATACTGTTCGATAGATTCAATGTCCTCTATGGATATGGTAAATTACAACTATCATTTACCCATTTTCAACACTTTAAACAGCTACAATGAGAATCATGAAGATGGTCAAAGTATTGTCACAGACGTTCTCggagatcatcaaaataaTAGAGATAATTCTACCGATACCTTGataaatccaaattttatCCCAAGGCCCTTGTCCTCTGCATCTACAGAATCTGCATCGTTAcaaacttctcaaagaaatgaaCGACTAAGTGCTGCTACACCTTTACCGATAAACGCTAATAAATCCAATCCAGAGATCATCTCAGGAACAAAGGATCAAGACTATCAAGCTTTTTTGAGCTCATACTGTTTTTACAATTCACCATCATCAAAAGGGTTTGATAATCCCTTTACATTAGAAAATAAATCAGCCTTACTCGATTGA